AATCCTTTCCCCTTGGCCCGTTTTTTCCCGCGAGGCCAGCGCGGCCAAAATCCCACTTAGCCCATACAACGCCGGGATCAGATCGCCAATCCATGGTCCGCAGCGGAGGGGAGGCCCATCTGGAAACCCCGTAACTGCCATAATCCCACTCGTCGCCTGAATGGTAAGATCAAAAGCTGTTCGATCCCTGTAAGGGCCACTTTGTCCATAGCCGGAGATGGAACAGAAAATGATTTTCGGGTTGATCGCCTTTAACGCAGGATAATCTAATCCGAAACTCTCCATGGTCCCGGGGGCGAAATTTTCAAGGACCACATCTCCCCTGGCAACCAACATGCGAAAGATCTCCATCCCCCGCTTACTTTTCATATCCAGGGTGATGCTTTTCTTGCCCCGGTTGCGCTTTAAATTGATAAGCGAGATGTCTTCCTGAGTCTTTCCTTCAAACCGCACTCCGCTGGGTCCGGCAAAGGGAACGCTTATCCGGGTAGGTTCACCGATCCCGGGCCGCTCAATTTTAATGACCTCAGCCCCCAATGCAGCCAACTGCATACTGAGAAACGGACCCGCCAGCCAGGCGCTTAAATCGATAACCCGAACACCTTCTAAATGTTTCTTAATGGTTGCTTCCAATGGATAACCCCCTTAAATTTAATAGGACGCAGATTTACGCAGATAACCGCAGATAATTATTTTCTTTTTAGTTTATCCTGATAATCTGTGTTTACCCTGTTAGATAGTAAACATCTAAC
Above is a window of Deltaproteobacteria bacterium DNA encoding:
- a CDS encoding CoA transferase; the encoded protein is MEATIKKHLEGVRVIDLSAWLAGPFLSMQLAALGAEVIKIERPGIGEPTRISVPFAGPSGVRFEGKTQEDISLINLKRNRGKKSITLDMKSKRGMEIFRMLVARGDVVLENFAPGTMESFGLDYPALKAINPKIIFCSISGYGQSGPYRDRTAFDLTIQATSGIMAVTGFPDGPPLRCGPWIGDLIPALYGLSGILAALASREKTGQGERIDISMQDCCFSMIMDEALDLLVSRGIPTRQGNRNPRAVPWNIFPTKDGNIAICVYTNDQWKVFLGAIGREDCLKDSRFKNVEDRLKNANEVEAVVTEWSKNLSTEEALKVLREKKVPCDPVLEIKEVLEDPQLKSRGMIQELKHPLSGPTGLKAAGFPIRFSELPAEYSGPAPFLGQHNEEIYRGLLGFSKEEMEQLEKEGII